Proteins encoded by one window of Winogradskyella sp. PG-2:
- a CDS encoding triple tyrosine motif-containing protein — MKFFFTVFIFSFALLIQSQEVPPIQVFTPQDYMAEDQNWSISQDRDGVIYFANNKGLLSYNSARWELFPTPNQSILRSVCVINDKIYSGSYMDFGYWGKDNLGGLTYKSLTSDKDFKIKEDEEFWDIVGVEDYILFQSLDRIYIYNVNADSFKIIDSRHRINKIFKTNETIYFQKEGYGIYEIQNGSERLVIPEDKFSNNEIINIYSIDNDLLLLTKERGLFIYSEGVISIWNSNANKALEGLSIYNSIRLSDGSFLFGTISEGIIQLSSDGKKILKINKSDGLSNNTVLSLLEDNKGNIWLGLNNGINIMNLDSPYLIYKDKQGVLGTIYTSIKVDNYLYLGSNQGLFFKRYGEGSNFNFIEGTKGQVWSLNYLKGEIFCGHDKGTFIVKNGKANLIKGDIGTWAIKEIKDKPNLLLQGNYKGLSILEKKNEKWNYRNKIDGFNISSRYLDFIESNQLLISHEYKGVYKLNISSEYKKIMNYEKLGIDQGPKSSIIKYQNSILYSNRGGVYIYNKPQAIFYKDSTLSSIIEGDSYVSGKLIYDDNNNRLWCFSESDIIFVEPGKLSEEPKINKIPIPNQLRNSKVGYENILSLADNKYLVGTADGYLTIDLDKHKQSSKSIGIDKVSYRSLHDEFVLVNINKPIELDYKSNSILFRYSVTDYNKFSATKYKYRLLGFYDKWSNWSSESQTYIENLPHGSYKFEVKALSSGEQSNNIASYEFSIEKPWYLHTVAIIFYVLLGLALIFLIQYFNNKYYKRENKN, encoded by the coding sequence ATGAAATTTTTTTTTACCGTTTTCATTTTTTCATTTGCTTTATTAATACAATCGCAAGAGGTTCCACCTATTCAAGTTTTTACACCTCAAGATTATATGGCCGAAGATCAAAATTGGTCTATATCTCAAGATCGAGATGGTGTTATTTATTTTGCTAATAATAAAGGATTACTTAGTTATAATAGTGCCAGATGGGAGCTCTTTCCAACACCAAATCAGTCTATACTAAGATCAGTATGTGTCATTAATGACAAAATCTACTCTGGTAGTTATATGGATTTTGGTTATTGGGGTAAAGATAATTTAGGTGGTTTAACTTATAAGTCACTAACTTCAGATAAAGATTTTAAAATTAAAGAAGATGAAGAATTTTGGGATATTGTAGGCGTTGAAGATTATATATTATTTCAATCATTAGATAGAATATACATTTATAATGTGAATGCTGATAGTTTTAAAATTATTGATTCAAGACATAGAATTAATAAAATTTTTAAGACAAATGAGACAATTTATTTTCAGAAAGAGGGATATGGGATTTATGAAATTCAGAATGGTAGTGAAAGGCTAGTAATACCTGAAGATAAATTTAGTAATAATGAAATAATAAATATTTATAGTATTGATAATGATTTATTGCTGTTGACAAAAGAACGAGGTCTGTTCATTTATTCAGAAGGCGTAATTTCTATATGGAATTCCAATGCGAACAAAGCTCTTGAAGGCTTAAGTATATACAATAGTATAAGGCTTAGTGATGGCAGTTTTCTTTTTGGTACTATCTCAGAAGGTATAATTCAACTCAGTAGCGACGGGAAGAAAATTTTAAAAATAAATAAATCTGATGGACTAAGTAACAATACAGTATTGTCACTCTTAGAAGATAATAAAGGGAATATTTGGTTAGGTTTAAATAACGGAATTAATATTATGAATCTAGATTCACCTTATCTAATCTATAAAGATAAACAGGGGGTTTTAGGAACTATATATACATCAATTAAGGTTGATAATTATTTATACTTAGGAAGTAATCAAGGTCTTTTTTTTAAGAGATATGGTGAAGGTTCAAATTTTAATTTTATTGAAGGTACAAAAGGTCAGGTATGGAGTTTAAATTATTTAAAAGGTGAGATCTTTTGTGGTCACGACAAAGGAACATTTATTGTAAAAAATGGTAAAGCAAACCTTATAAAAGGAGATATAGGTACATGGGCAATAAAAGAGATTAAAGATAAGCCTAATCTTTTGCTTCAAGGAAACTATAAAGGTTTAAGTATACTTGAGAAAAAAAACGAAAAATGGAATTATAGAAATAAAATAGACGGATTTAATATTTCTTCAAGGTATTTGGATTTTATAGAGTCAAATCAATTACTGATAAGCCATGAATATAAAGGTGTGTATAAGCTTAATATAAGTTCAGAATATAAAAAAATTATGAATTATGAGAAACTTGGTATTGACCAAGGTCCAAAATCTAGTATAATTAAATATCAAAATTCAATTTTATATAGTAATAGAGGTGGTGTATATATTTATAATAAACCACAAGCAATATTTTATAAGGACTCAACCTTGAGTTCAATCATAGAAGGTGATAGCTATGTTTCGGGTAAGTTAATCTATGATGATAACAACAATCGACTCTGGTGTTTTTCTGAAAGTGATATAATTTTTGTTGAACCTGGTAAACTATCAGAAGAACCAAAAATCAATAAAATACCTATACCAAATCAATTAAGAAATAGTAAGGTTGGTTATGAAAATATATTAAGCCTTGCAGATAATAAATATTTAGTTGGTACAGCTGATGGGTATCTCACAATAGATTTAGATAAACATAAACAGAGTTCTAAGAGTATAGGTATAGATAAAGTTTCATATAGATCCTTGCATGATGAGTTTGTCTTAGTAAATATTAATAAACCTATAGAACTTGATTATAAAAGCAACAGTATTCTTTTTAGGTATAGTGTCACGGATTATAACAAGTTTTCTGCTACAAAATATAAATATAGACTATTAGGGTTCTATGACAAATGGAGTAATTGGTCATCAGAGTCTCAAACTTACATAGAGAATCTGCCTCATGGTAGTTATAAGTTTGAAGTTAAAGCTTTATCGAGTGGTGAGCAATCTAATAATATAGCGTCTTATGAGTTTTCAATTGAAAAACCATGGTATTTGCACACAGTTGCTATAATATTTTACGTGCTATTAGGCTTAGCTTTAATTTTTTTAATACAATATTTTAATAACAAATATTATAAAAGGGAAAACAAAAATTGA
- a CDS encoding RagB/SusD family nutrient uptake outer membrane protein, whose translation MRRILIILLGFIALYTIGCTDDFVEVEPDGFNDSDFFNNQEEYESALIGTYDMLQATFWNVLTGIVASPDYAAGGDSFNYDQPTLQNVNLMIHSPSDENQLRSIWGLMYAGLNRANFILEFKDKTDFAGKEEIIAETYFLRAYYTFELAKYFGNVPLKTEERNGVLRITNQRIFPEDEFSMNRVSDISTIYGLIEEDLKEAISNLPVTQDLPYEVTKGAAQALLGKVYLYHGTFDQSKFADAATTLNQVISGNQYSLESGDNYTMLFEGNGENNSESVFEVQYTGVQPAGWGCIECSQGTYFPQFCGPRSPYDNPEYSAGWGFCLPSIELYDLFEDNDLRRDVTFYDLREDQDSYSQGRDDTGLFNRKYLPRKSEDGVGSDPLNYAQNYRSIRYADVLLMAAEAEAQSGGNNAANYLNQVRARAYGDNSQDYNSGEGDLLEVIYMERRKEMAGEGHRFFDLVRTNNASSSIEGFTANKNEVFPIPLIELQLANAEERWGNPGY comes from the coding sequence ATGAGAAGAATATTAATAATTTTATTAGGCTTTATCGCACTCTATACTATTGGGTGTACTGACGACTTTGTTGAAGTAGAACCAGATGGGTTCAATGATTCTGATTTTTTTAATAATCAAGAAGAGTATGAAAGTGCACTTATTGGTACTTACGATATGTTACAAGCAACATTTTGGAATGTATTAACTGGAATAGTTGCTTCACCTGACTATGCTGCAGGTGGTGATTCATTTAATTATGATCAACCAACTTTGCAGAATGTGAATCTTATGATTCATTCACCTTCTGATGAGAATCAATTGAGAAGTATTTGGGGTTTAATGTATGCAGGATTAAATAGAGCCAATTTTATTTTGGAGTTTAAAGACAAAACTGATTTTGCAGGTAAAGAAGAGATTATTGCCGAAACTTATTTCTTAAGAGCGTATTATACTTTTGAACTCGCAAAATACTTTGGAAATGTACCATTAAAAACAGAGGAACGAAATGGCGTTTTAAGAATTACTAACCAACGCATATTTCCTGAAGATGAGTTTAGTATGAATAGGGTTTCAGATATATCTACTATTTATGGCCTAATAGAAGAAGATTTAAAGGAGGCGATTTCTAATCTACCAGTAACTCAAGATTTACCTTATGAAGTAACAAAAGGCGCAGCCCAGGCATTACTAGGAAAAGTATATCTGTATCATGGAACATTTGATCAATCTAAATTTGCAGATGCTGCAACAACATTGAATCAAGTCATTTCTGGTAATCAATATAGCTTAGAATCAGGGGATAACTATACGATGCTTTTTGAAGGTAATGGTGAAAATAACTCGGAATCAGTATTTGAAGTTCAATATACAGGTGTGCAACCAGCAGGTTGGGGTTGTATAGAATGTAGTCAGGGAACCTATTTCCCTCAATTTTGTGGGCCAAGATCACCTTATGATAACCCAGAGTATTCTGCTGGATGGGGTTTTTGCTTACCATCAATAGAATTATATGACTTATTTGAAGATAATGACTTAAGACGAGATGTTACATTTTATGATCTAAGAGAAGACCAAGATTCTTACAGTCAAGGAAGAGATGATACAGGATTATTCAATAGAAAATATTTACCAAGAAAATCAGAGGATGGTGTTGGGTCCGATCCATTAAATTATGCACAAAACTATCGTTCTATAAGATATGCAGATGTATTGCTTATGGCTGCTGAAGCTGAAGCTCAAAGTGGCGGTAATAATGCAGCTAATTATTTAAATCAAGTTAGAGCTAGAGCTTATGGAGACAATAGTCAAGATTACAATTCTGGAGAAGGTGATTTATTAGAGGTTATTTATATGGAAAGACGAAAAGAAATGGCTGGGGAAGGACATCGCTTTTTTGACTTGGTAAGAACTAATAATGCGTCTTCTAGTATAGAAGGATTTACTGCAAATAAAAATGAAGTTTTCCCAATACCTTTAATAGAATTACAATTAGCTAATGCTGAAGAGCGTTGGGGAAATCCTGGATATTAA
- a CDS encoding helix-turn-helix transcriptional regulator: protein MIEKKQRELELEQLQNQRQVIEFKNENLKLDIENKNRELGTATMSIVKRNELLNKIKDELIRSKSLTDVKRVVKTINSSINNTGDWKLFEEAFNNVDKDFMKKIKSIHPTITPNDLRLCAYIRLNLSSKEIAPLLNISHKSVEVKRYRLRKKMKLDHKQSLADYILEI from the coding sequence TTGATTGAAAAAAAGCAGAGAGAGTTAGAATTAGAGCAATTACAAAATCAACGACAAGTCATAGAGTTTAAAAATGAAAATTTAAAACTTGATATTGAAAATAAAAATAGAGAGTTGGGAACAGCAACAATGAGTATAGTTAAACGTAATGAACTGCTAAATAAAATTAAAGATGAATTAATACGAAGTAAATCATTAACTGATGTAAAAAGAGTTGTAAAGACGATTAATTCTAGCATAAATAATACAGGGGATTGGAAACTATTTGAAGAGGCCTTTAATAATGTTGATAAAGATTTTATGAAAAAAATAAAATCAATTCATCCTACAATTACCCCAAATGATTTGAGACTTTGTGCGTATATAAGATTAAATTTGTCCTCAAAAGAGATTGCTCCTCTATTAAATATCTCACATAAAAGTGTTGAAGTAAAACGATACCGCTTGAGAAAAAAAATGAAGTTAGACCATAAACAAAGTCTTGCAGATTATATTTTAGAGATATAA
- a CDS encoding SusC/RagA family TonB-linked outer membrane protein, with product MKLKLLTLFTLIFTLSMYGQNIDVTGTVIEAASGQPLPGVNVIIKNTKKGVSTDFDGNFILKDVPLNSILVVSYLGFVTQEVTVINIQPINISLQDDAESLNEVVVIGYGTQKKKEITGAVSVLDSKAIEKLNPVRIEQAIQGQVAGVNITSNSGSPGSGLNIRIRGITTNGDNAPLILVDGNRISDLSVINPNDIETINVLKDATAGIYGVQAANGVILITTKSGRLDSELKFQVDSYTGFQFTSKKMELLNSRDFAIYVNDAADQTEFFVYPSSGTDWQDEVFETAAISNVSFNVSGGGNKSAYSAGISYLNQDGIVGGDKNNYERLTARLNYQYDILDNLKLTANGLHTISEKQNLAEGGIGAVLYNAVNINPTMAVRNDNGDFALASDISQIEIINPVAQISDSYNTSRVARWSGVLGLDYTFLENFKVTSRFQGNHANVRDDIFRPEVYYGGGKSANTVNSLAALEDDAIINEVVDFGADFTDFTWDNYITYTNTFNDSHDLTALLGMSLYRTKGRFYGGIGRTEVGTDRLGQTIYDQGMVLEPRFNEAALENGADWFDVRLSSLFTRLQYSYKGKYLLSAVLRRDVSSQFSSEDGNNVGYFPSGSIGWNISEEDFMQDINWISNLKLRGSYGIIGNDRIPSFAFITRLDGQATIDIGSDELLFGLAPGRPGNPDLKWEEQETANIGLDFRLFKGKVNISADAYKKQTKDLLLTPQASATTGVGAPATGASVVNAGTVSNEGIEFAIGYNDNFSDDFNFNFNFNFTTIDNEVVSLNGRTTPVGGEYGVGINQTGITRMIPGLPLGHYYGYKTNGIYQTQAEIDILDASAPSGTYSIIGDIAPGDLKFVDVDGDGEITAEDRTNIGDPIPDFTFGINIGFTYKNVDFSANAFASVGHDMIRDYERKDLYANRGDYMLERWQGSGTSNFVPRAVSGANVNTDVFNDFHVEDASFLRLQNIQIGYTMGEKFNSELGIDKLRIYLSGNNLITISDYFGFDPSANNGNPLGGGIDKGFYPVAASYLLGINLNF from the coding sequence ATGAAATTAAAACTTTTAACTCTCTTCACTCTTATTTTTACATTATCAATGTATGGGCAAAATATAGATGTCACAGGTACGGTTATTGAAGCCGCTTCTGGACAACCCTTACCAGGTGTGAATGTAATTATAAAGAACACTAAGAAAGGAGTGTCTACCGATTTTGACGGAAACTTTATTTTAAAAGATGTACCATTAAATTCAATATTAGTAGTTTCTTATTTAGGTTTTGTAACTCAAGAAGTTACTGTAATCAATATTCAGCCAATAAATATTTCACTTCAAGATGACGCCGAATCCCTAAATGAGGTTGTTGTTATTGGTTATGGTACTCAAAAGAAAAAAGAAATTACAGGTGCCGTTAGTGTTCTAGATTCTAAAGCGATTGAGAAACTAAATCCTGTAAGAATTGAACAAGCAATTCAAGGCCAAGTCGCTGGTGTTAATATTACATCAAATTCAGGTTCGCCTGGTAGTGGGCTTAACATAAGAATTAGGGGTATTACAACCAATGGTGATAATGCACCTTTGATTTTAGTTGATGGAAATAGAATTTCAGACCTTTCTGTTATCAATCCAAATGATATCGAAACAATAAACGTTCTTAAAGATGCTACAGCTGGTATATATGGTGTTCAAGCAGCAAATGGTGTTATTTTAATTACTACCAAATCTGGTAGGTTAGACTCTGAGCTAAAATTTCAAGTAGACTCTTATACTGGTTTCCAATTCACTAGTAAAAAAATGGAGTTACTAAATTCTAGAGATTTTGCCATTTATGTAAATGATGCTGCAGATCAAACCGAATTTTTTGTATATCCAAGTAGCGGAACTGATTGGCAAGATGAGGTTTTTGAAACAGCAGCTATATCAAATGTTAGTTTTAATGTTAGTGGTGGAGGAAATAAATCAGCATATTCTGCGGGTATATCATATTTAAATCAAGATGGAATTGTTGGTGGGGATAAAAATAATTATGAACGTCTAACAGCGAGATTAAATTATCAATACGATATTTTAGATAACTTAAAACTTACTGCAAATGGTTTACATACAATTTCTGAAAAGCAAAATTTAGCTGAAGGTGGTATAGGTGCGGTTCTCTATAATGCTGTAAATATTAATCCAACAATGGCAGTTAGAAATGATAATGGTGACTTTGCTTTAGCTAGTGATATTTCTCAAATCGAAATTATAAATCCAGTTGCTCAAATTTCTGACTCATACAATACGTCTAGAGTAGCAAGATGGAGTGGAGTACTTGGTTTGGATTATACGTTTTTAGAAAACTTCAAAGTTACATCTAGATTTCAAGGGAACCATGCTAATGTGCGTGACGATATTTTTAGACCTGAAGTTTACTATGGTGGTGGGAAATCTGCGAATACAGTAAATTCACTTGCGGCATTGGAAGATGATGCTATTATTAACGAAGTGGTAGATTTTGGTGCAGATTTCACTGACTTCACGTGGGATAATTATATTACATACACAAATACGTTTAATGACAGTCATGATTTAACAGCTTTATTAGGAATGTCATTGTATAGAACTAAAGGGCGTTTCTATGGTGGAATAGGTCGAACAGAAGTTGGTACTGATAGATTAGGGCAAACGATTTATGACCAAGGTATGGTTTTAGAACCTCGCTTTAATGAAGCAGCTCTGGAAAACGGTGCAGATTGGTTTGATGTTAGACTTTCTTCTTTATTTACTAGGTTACAGTATAGTTATAAAGGGAAATATTTGTTATCAGCTGTATTAAGAAGAGATGTTTCTTCGCAATTTTCATCAGAAGATGGAAATAATGTAGGTTACTTTCCTTCAGGTTCCATTGGATGGAATATTTCTGAAGAAGATTTTATGCAAGATATTAATTGGATAAGTAATTTAAAATTAAGAGGAAGCTATGGTATTATTGGAAACGACCGTATTCCTTCATTTGCATTTATTACAAGATTAGATGGGCAGGCAACTATCGATATAGGTTCTGATGAATTATTATTTGGTTTAGCACCTGGTAGGCCTGGTAATCCAGACCTTAAATGGGAAGAACAAGAAACGGCAAATATTGGATTAGATTTTCGATTGTTCAAAGGTAAAGTCAATATTTCTGCGGATGCTTATAAAAAACAAACTAAAGATTTATTATTAACTCCACAAGCATCAGCTACTACAGGTGTTGGTGCTCCAGCAACTGGTGCCTCAGTTGTTAATGCAGGTACAGTAAGTAATGAAGGTATTGAATTTGCAATTGGATATAACGATAATTTTTCAGATGACTTTAATTTCAATTTCAATTTTAATTTTACAACAATAGATAATGAAGTTGTTTCATTAAATGGTAGAACAACTCCTGTTGGTGGTGAATATGGAGTGGGTATAAATCAGACGGGTATTACACGAATGATTCCAGGATTGCCGCTGGGACATTATTATGGATATAAAACCAATGGAATATATCAAACACAAGCAGAAATAGATATTTTAGATGCTTCTGCACCATCAGGTACTTATAGCATAATTGGTGATATTGCACCAGGTGATTTAAAATTTGTGGATGTAGATGGTGATGGTGAGATTACAGCCGAAGATAGAACAAATATCGGTGACCCAATTCCTGACTTTACTTTTGGAATAAATATTGGCTTTACTTACAAGAATGTTGATTTTAGTGCTAATGCATTTGCTTCTGTAGGACATGATATGATCAGAGACTATGAACGTAAAGATTTATATGCCAATAGAGGTGATTATATGTTAGAAAGATGGCAAGGAAGTGGTACTAGTAACTTCGTACCTCGAGCAGTGTCAGGGGCGAATGTAAATACTGATGTCTTTAACGATTTTCATGTGGAAGATGCATCTTTCTTAAGATTACAAAATATACAAATAGGTTATACTATGGGCGAAAAATTTAATTCGGAACTTGGAATAGATAAGCTAAGAATTTATCTTTCAGGTAATAATTTAATAACGATTTCCGATTATTTCGGATTTGACCCTTCTGCCAATAATGGAAACCCATTAGGTGGAGGAATAGACAAGGGCTTTTATCCAGTAGCAGCTTCATATTTGTTAGGAATTAATTTAAACTTTTAA